Proteins encoded within one genomic window of Candidatus Atribacteria bacterium ADurb.Bin276:
- a CDS encoding Outer membrane efflux protein, with protein sequence MLGGHQSRKQFKQLFLGSAIFLGLVFILPFGVFAEETNSPPLTLPEAVKIALENGNEMKKVQFDLQQSELNYKKTKADLLLAPSVLSDLSNETALLVAQRNYEITRSNQIQVVEEAYYNILKLQRSVVLAQDNINRSQKQLENVKAKYSLGMVAQIDVISAEYELSKAQSDLLNAESNLQIAKMNFNQLLGKDLNSPVDLASELIFNPSNIDLKESVEYALKHRLEIKKAEDEVVLKTKEVQVNTNDYTPVISQQLSHIGLQISLVNLENIKNSIQVELKQNYEVLRTAERAVPLQEKSLTRANEYLKIAEARYDAGVITSIELIDARNEAFQAENAYLQAVFDYNVAKSKFYNSLGMSLEERMKVFYEEGSETVRQKQEAGEETESSTD encoded by the coding sequence ATGTTAGGTGGTCACCAATCAAGAAAGCAATTTAAACAATTATTTTTAGGAAGTGCGATTTTTTTAGGGCTGGTTTTTATACTCCCTTTTGGAGTTTTTGCTGAAGAAACAAACAGTCCCCCTCTCACTCTCCCTGAAGCAGTAAAAATTGCGCTGGAAAACGGAAATGAAATGAAAAAAGTTCAATTTGATTTGCAGCAGAGTGAATTAAACTACAAAAAAACTAAAGCTGATTTACTTTTGGCTCCTTCGGTATTGAGCGATCTGTCCAATGAAACCGCACTATTAGTTGCCCAACGGAATTATGAAATTACTCGTTCCAATCAAATCCAGGTGGTCGAAGAAGCTTATTACAATATTCTCAAGCTCCAACGATCAGTGGTTTTAGCTCAAGATAATATTAATCGTTCTCAAAAGCAATTGGAAAATGTAAAAGCTAAATATTCATTAGGAATGGTTGCTCAGATTGATGTAATCTCAGCGGAATATGAATTGTCAAAAGCCCAGTCAGACCTTTTAAATGCAGAAAGTAATTTACAGATAGCCAAAATGAATTTTAACCAGCTTTTGGGGAAAGACCTAAATAGTCCTGTAGATTTGGCAAGTGAATTGATTTTTAATCCCTCAAATATTGATTTGAAGGAAAGCGTTGAATATGCTTTGAAACATCGTCTAGAAATTAAAAAAGCTGAGGATGAAGTAGTTTTAAAAACCAAAGAGGTTCAGGTTAATACTAATGATTACACACCGGTTATCAGCCAGCAACTATCTCATATAGGATTACAGATTTCATTAGTTAACCTTGAAAACATTAAAAATAGTATTCAAGTTGAGTTGAAACAAAACTATGAAGTGCTAAGAACTGCAGAACGAGCTGTTCCACTGCAGGAGAAAAGTTTAACCCGGGCTAATGAATACCTGAAAATAGCAGAAGCACGATATGATGCCGGAGTTATTACCAGCATTGAACTTATTGATGCTCGAAACGAAGCATTTCAAGCAGAAAACGCTTATTTACAAGCGGTATTTGATTATAATGTTGCCAAATCAAAATTTTATAATTCTTTAGGAATGTCATTAGAAGAGAGGATGAAAGTATTTTATGAGGAGGGATCGGAAACAGTTCGTCAAAAACAAGAAGCTGGAGAAGAAACAGAATCATCTACTGATTAA